DNA sequence from the Streptomyces cinnabarinus genome:
TGTCCCACCGAAGCCCCTCCGGAACCCGCACCGGCCGGTTGGGGGACCGGTGCGCCTCGGCCAGCTCCAGGCTGTCCGGGCCGACGCGGCCGACCATGACGCGCCCGCTGGACGCGCCTAGGTCGACCGCGGCGTACGACTTGATGGAGCCGCTTCCCCTCATGGAGCCGCTCCCCTTCACCGAGCCGCTCACCGAAGGAAGGCGGCCGCGACGCCGGCGTCGACGGGGATGTGCAGCCCGGTGGTGTGGGTGAGGTCGCCGCCGGTGAGGGCGAAGACGGCGGCCGCGACATGCACGGGCAGCACCTCGCGCTTGAGGATGGTCCGCTGGGCGTAGAACTCGCCCAGCTTCTCCTCCTGCACCCCGTACACCGCGGCCCGCTGGGCACCCCAGCCACCGGCGAAGATCCCGGACCCGCGCACCACGCCGTCGGGGTTGACGCCGTTGACCCGAATCCCGTGCTCGCCCAACTCGGCCGCGAGCAGTCGCACTTGATGGGCCTGGTCGGCCTTGGTGGCGGAGTAGGCGATGTTGTTGGGGCCCGCGAAGACGGCGTTCTTGGACGCGATGTACACGATGTCACCGCCCAGCCCCTGCGCGATCATCACCCGCGCCGCCTCTCGCGAGACGAGGAAGGAACCGCGGGCCATGATGGCGTGCTGGAGGTCCCAGTCCTTGGCCGAAGTCTCCAACAGCGGCTTGGAGATGGAGATCCCCGCGTTGTTCACGACCAGGTCGACCCCGCCGAAGGCGAGCACTGCGGCCCGGAACGCGTCGGCGATCTGCTCCTCGTCCGTCACATCGACGGTGACGGCGACGGCCTTGTCCGCCCCGCCCAACTCCTCGGCGACGGCAGCGGCGTTGTCACCGTTCAGATCGACGACGACGACACACGCCCCTTCGGCGACCAGCCGATGGGCGATGGCCTTCCCGATCCCGCTCCCCGCACCCGTCACCAAGGCGACTCGCGTGGCCAGCGGCTTCGGCTCGGGCATCCGCCGGAGCTTGGCCTCCTCAAGGGCCCAGTACTCGATCCGGAACTTCTCGGACTCCTCGATCGGCGCGTACGTCGACACCGCCTCGGCGCCGCGCATCACATTGATGGCGTTGACGTAGAACTCACCGGCGACCCGGGCGGTCTGCTTGTCCTTGCCGAAGGAGAACATGCCGACACCGGGCACGAGCACGATCGCCGGGTCCGCGCCGCGCATCGCGGGGGAGTCGGGCAGGGCGTGCCGCCGGTAGTAGGCGGCGTACTCCTCGCGGTACTCGGCGTGCAGCTCCTTGAGCCGCGCGACGGCCTCGTCCAGCGGAGCGGTCGGCGGCAGGTCGAGGACCAGCGGCCGTACCTTCGTCCGCAGGAAGTGGTCGGGGCAGGAGGTGCCGAGCGCGGCGAGCCGGGGGTGCTCGGCACGGGCGAGGAAGTCGAGTACCACCTCGGAGTCGGTGAAGTGACCGACCTGGGCCCGGTCCTGGGAAGCGAGGGCACGCACATACGGGGCGAGCGCGGCGGCCCGCGCCTTGCGCTCACCCTCACCGAGAGCCTCGTACCCCTCGATGACGGCCCCGAAGGGCTCGGCCCGCCCCTTCTCCGCCAGGAACGCCTCGGCGGTGCGGATGATGTACAGCGAGTTCCGCTCGCACTCCTCGGAGCTGTCGCCCCAGGCGGTGATCCCGTGTCCGCCGAGGACGCACCCGATGGCCTGCGGGTTGGCGGCCTTCACCGCCGCGATGTCCAGCCCGAGCTGGAAGCCGGGCCGCCGCCACGGCACCCACACCACGGTGTCCCCGAAACACTCGGCGGTCAGCTTCTCCCCGTCGGCGGCGCAGGCGAGCGCGATACCGGAGTCCGGATGCAGATGATCGACATGAGCGGCCTCGACCAGCCCGTGCATGGCGGTGTCGATGGAAGGAGCGGCACCGCCCTTCCCGTGCAGGCAGTAATCGAAGGCGGCGACCATCTCGTCCTCCCGGTCCACACCGGGATACACATCGACGAGCGCCCGCATCCGGTCCAGCCGCAGGACGGCCAGCCCACTCCCGGTCAGAGTTCCGAGGTCACCACCGGATCCCTTGACCCACATCAGCTCCACATCACCCCCCGTCACGGGATCGGTTTCGACGCCTTTCGCCGAAGCGTTGCCACCGGCGTAGTTGGTGTTACGGGGATCGGAGCCGAGCCGATGGGAACGGGCGAGGAGAGCGGCGGCTTCAGGATGGGTGGACATGAAGATTCCTTACTGATCAGAAGAGGGCGAGTGCACTTCCCTTAGGGGCGCGGGGAACTGCGCGACAAGCCACAACGAACCCGCACCCCGCGACGAACCAGAACCGGGCAGACGCGTCACGCCCCCCAACCGGCCTGCTCCCCACCAACCCGCGAAGCCACGATCTCCTCGGCCCACCCGGACCGCGCATACGCAGCGAGGGGCTCGGGATCCAACCCCATCTCCTCCCGAACCTCACGAAGCAACGGCCGCACATCCGTGCTGTACGCATCCATCAGCACCGCATTCGCGCCGAGAACGTCACCGGAAGCCTGCGCCTCGGCAAGAGAGACGCGGTCCACAAGGAGCGCCTTCGCCGTAGCTTCCTGGACGTTCATGACCGACCGAATGATCGCCGGGATCTTCGCCTCGATGTTGTGGCACTGATCAAGCATGAACGCGACATCCGAGGTGAACCCCCCACCCCGCACCACCTCATACATGATCCGGAACAACTGGAACGGATCCGCGGCCCCCACCATCAGGTCGTCGTCCGCATAGAACCGCGAGTTGAAGTCGAACCCCCCGAGCTTCCCCTCCCGCAGCAGCGTCGCCACGATGAACTCGATATTGGTCCCCGGCGCGTGATGCCCCGTGTCGACGACGACCTGCGCCTTCGGCCCCAGCTTCAGACAGTGCGCATAGGCGGTGCCCCAGTCCGGGACATCCGTCGCGTAGAAGGCCGGCTCGAAGAACTTGTACTCCAGCAGCATCCGCTGCCCGTCCCCGAGCCGCTCGTACACCTCGGCAAGACCTTCGGCGAGCCGGTCCTGCCGGCCGCGGATGTCGTCCTGCCCGGGATAGTTCGTCCCGTCGGCGAACCACAGCTTCAGATCCCGGGAGCCGGTCGCGTCCATGATGTCGACGCACTCCTGCAGATGATCGACGGCCTTACGGCGCACCGCCGCCTCGGGGTGGCAGATGCTGCCGAGCTTGTAGTCGTCGTCCTGGAAAGTGTTGGAGTTGATCGCGCCGAGCCGTACGCCCCGCTCCTCGGCGAACTTGGCCAGCTCCGCGTAGTCCTCGACCTTGTCCCAGGGAATGTGCAGGGCGACCGTGGGCGCGACGCCGGTCACCGCGTGGACCTGCCCCGCGTCCTCCAGCTTCTCCCGCGGTGTGCGCGGCACGCCTTGCTGGGCGAACACCTTGAAGCGGGTCCCCGAGTTCCCGTACGCCCACGACGGCGTCTCGACGGCCTGGGTCCTGAGCGCGGCCTTCACCGCGGCGAGCTCGGTCACTTCGGGCTCCTGTGACGTCGGTTTTGAAAGTCTTCAGAAAGGCATTGCTGTGAAACGATTCAAGACGGGAAGTTATGAGCCCCCCGAAGGGGTGTCAACCCCCAAGTCGCAGCCCGTTGCCTGTGACTCCGCCATGACCTTGATTCATCGAAAGTTTTTCGACACGTACCCATTGACGTGACATGCACAGCGTGCCTAACGTCCCGGCAACCAAGTTGAAACCTTTCACGACGTCGCGAGAGCCGTCCCGCCGACGTCGTCGAGGAGCCCTCATGACCCACCCGTCCACCACGGGTCCGGCCCCGGTACTGGCGCTCAGGGACGTTTCGAAGTCCTTCGGCGCGGTCCGCGCCCTGCGGGACGTCTCCCTGGAGCTTTTTCCCGGGGAGGTGCACGCCCTCGCCGGAGAGAACGGCGCGGGCAAGTCGACCCTCATCAAGACGCTCGCCGGAGTACACCGGCCGGACTCCGGCCAGGTGCTGCTCGACGGTGCGCCCGTCGTCTTCCACGGCCCCGGCGACGCCCGGGACGCCGGCATCGCCGTGATCTACCAGGAGCCGACCCTCTTCCCGGACCTGTCGATCGCCGAGAACATCTTCATGGGCCGCCGGCCCCGCCGCGCGCTCGGCCGCATCGACCACAAGGCCACCCACGCCGCCACCCTGGCCCTGATGAAGCGCCTCGACGTGGAGCTCGACCCCGACCGCCCGGCGCGCGGCCTGTCCATCGCCGACCAGCAGATCGTGGAGATCGCCAAGGCGCTCTCCTTCGACGCCCGCGTCCTGATCATGGACGAGCCGACCGCCGCCCTCACCGGCAGCGAGGTCGCCCGGCTCTTCGGCGTCGTCCGCACCCTGCGCGAACAGGGCGCCGCCGTCCTGTTCATCTCCCACCGCCTGGAGGAGATCTTCCAGATCTGCCGGCGGGTGACGACCCTGCGCGACGGCGCCTGGATCGCCAGTGAGCCCCTGGAGGGCATGACCGAGGACGACCTCGTCCGCCGGATGGTCGGCCGCGACCTGGAAGAGCTGTATCCCAAGCAGGACGTCGCGCCGGGCGAGGTCGCGCTGAGCGTGCGCCGGCTGACCCGCGAGGGCGTCTTCACCGATGTCTCCTTCGAGGTAAGGCGCGGCGAGATCGTCGGCCTGGCCGGACTGGTCGGCGCGGGCCGCACCGAGGTCGCGCGGGCCGTCTTCGGTATCGACCGCTGGGACGCCGGTGAGGTGAGCGTCGGCGGGAAGGCCCTGCTCAACGGTGCCCCCTCCACCGCCATGGCCGCCGGTCTGGCCCTGGTGCCGGAGGACCGGCGCGCCCAGGGCCTGGTGATGGACATGTCCATCGAGCGCAACATCGGCCTCACCGGACTGCGGACGACTGTGAAGGCCGGGCTGATGGACCGCGGCGCCGAGCGCAGCCGCTCCCTGGACTGGGCGGTCAAGCTCCAGGTCAAGTACGCCCGGATCGCCGACGCCGTCTCCACCCTGTCCGGCGGCAACCAGCAGAAGGTCGTCCTCGCCAAGTGGCTGGCGACCCGGCCCGAGGTGCTCATCGTCGACGAGCCCACCCGGGGTATCGACGTCGGCACCAAGGCCGAGGTCCACCGGCTGCTCTCCGAACTCGCCGCCGACGGCGTCGCCGTCCTGATGATCTCCTCCGACCTGCCCGAGGTCCTCGGCATGGCCGACCGCGTGCTGGTGATGCACGAGGGCCGGCTCACCGCCGAGATCCCCCGCTCCGAAGCCACCGAGGAAACCGTGATGGCCGCAGCCACCGGGAGGGCCGCCGCATGACGGTGACCACTCCCGAGAAAGCCCCCGTCGCCGAGGTGCCCAAGGCGGGCGCGACCCGGCTCGTCGACCGCGTCTTCAAGATGCGCGAACTGGCCATCCTGCTCGTCTTCCTGGTGATGATCGGCGTCACCCAGGCCGGGAACAGCGAGTTTCTCACCGAACAGGGCATCAAGGACCTGCTGCTCAACGCGACCATCCTGGTGCTGGTCGCGGTCGGTCAGTCCCTGGTCGTCATCACCCGCAACGTCGACCTGTCGGTGGGCTCGACCCTCGGCATCACCGCCTTCGCCGCCGGTACATACCTCCAGGGCGACGGCAATCCGGTCGTCGCCGTGCTCCTCGCGGTGCTCCTGGGCATCGGCTTCGGCCTGCTCAACGGTCTGCTCGTCAGCCTCGGCCAGGTGCCCGCCCTGGTCGTCACCCTCGGCACGCTGTACATCATCCGCGGCATCGACTCCATCTGGGTCGGCTCCCGGCAGATCACGGCGGCCGATCTCCCGGACGGCTTCGTCGACTTCGGGTCCGGCGGGATCTCCGCGGTGCCGTATCTCGCGCTGATCGCGCTGGTGGTGCTGGTCGCCACGGCGTACTACCTCAAGCACTTCGGCAGCGGGCGCGAGTTGTACGCGCTCGGCTCGAATCCGGAGGCTGCCCGCCTCGCCGGCATCCCGGTCCGCAAGCGGATCCTCGCCGCGTACACCTTCTGCGGGGCGCTGACCGGACTCGCCGGCGCGATGTACCTGGCCCGGTTCGGCAACGTCGACTCCGGCACCGGCACCGGCTATGAACTCACCGTCGTCAGCGCGGTCGTGGTCGGCGGTGTCGTCTTCACCGGCGGCTCGGGCAGCGTCTACGGCGCCGCGCTCGGCGCGATGCTGCTGACCTCCGTCAACAGTGTGCTGCCCGCCCTCGGTGTCAGCTCCGTATGGGTGCTCGCCATCAACGGCGTCCTGCTCATCCTCGCCATCGCGGTCGACCGGATCGTCGCGCTGCGCGTGGCCTCCGCCCTGAAGAAGAGGAACGCCCGCCATGCCTGACTCCCTGACGCGTGCGATCCGCTGGGACACGGTGGTCGGTGCCCTTCTGATCGTCGTGCTCCTGCTGTCCTTCGGGTTCGTCGACGGCTTCAGCAACTCGCTCAACCTGTCGTTCCTGATCGGGAACACGCTTCCGATCGCCCTGATCGCGCTGCCGATGACCTTGTTGGTCGTCTCCGGTGAGATCGATCTTTCGGTCGCTTCGACGGCAGGTCTTTCGGGTGCCGTGATGGGCGCCCTGTGGAACCAGGGCATGACGATCGAGACGATCATTCCGATCTGTCTGCTGCTCGGTGTGGTGTGCGGGTTGATCAATGGTCTGCTGGTGACCAAGTTGGGCCTGCCGTCGCTCGCGGTGACCATCGGAACGCTCGCCGCGTATCGGGGCATCGCGCAGATCGTGCTCGGGTCCGACGCGGTGACCGACTTTCCCACGCCGTACCTGGACTTCGCTTCCGGTCGAATCGGCGACACGTTCATCCCGTATGCGCTGCTGCCCTTCCTCGTGTTGCTTGCGATCGCTTTGATCGTTCTGCATGCCACGCCTTTCGGGCGGTCGTTGTTCGCCATCGGGGCGAGCGAGGAGGCGGCGCGGTTTGCCGGGATCCGGGTGAAGCGGCAGAAGTTGTTGCTGTTCACGGTGACGGGGTTGATGGCGTCGCTCACCGGGATCTTCTGGGCGCTGCACTACGCGTCCGCTCGGTATGACAACGCGACGGGGCTTGAACTGTCCGTCGTGGCTGCCGTGTTGCTCGGTGGGATCGACTTCGACGGTGGCAAGGGGACGCTCGGTGGTGCGATCGCCGGTGTGTTCTTGCTGGGTGCGTTGCAGAACGTGATGAGTCTTCAGGACGTTTCCGCGCAGACGCAGATTCTTGTCACTGGTGTGTTGCTTGTTCTTTCTGTGCTCGGGCCTCGGGTTGCCCGGCAAATCGCCGTTGCGCGGGCTCAATCTTCCGGCTGACACGTCGTCCGTGGCTGGTCGCGCCCACGCGGCGGAGTCGCAAATCGACACAGCCCCGCGCCCCTGAAGGGGCGCTCCCGTCCCCCTCGTTCAAAGGAACCCTCTGATGCGTAAGTCTTCCCTCCGCCGTGCCTCCGCGGCCCTCGCCGCCGCCACCTCCCTCGCCCTCGCCCTCACCGCCTGCGGCGGTACCACCAAGGAGGACGTCGCCAACGAGGGCGCGTCCGCCGCCACCGGCGGCAAGGCGGACCCCAATGCCGAGCTGAAGAAGGGGCTGACCGTCGGGTTCCTGCCGAAGCAGGTCAACAACCCCTACTTCACCTCCGCCGACAAGGGCGGCGAGGCCGCGCTCAAGGAGCTGGGGTCCAGCTACAAGGAGGTCGGGCCGTCCAGCGCCACCGACACCGCCGGGCAGGTGAGCTACGTCAACACGCTCACCCAGCAGCAGGTCGACGCGATGGCCGTCTCCGCCCAGGACCCGGGCGCCCTGTGCACCGCGCTCAAGCAGGCCATGAAGAACGACATCAAGGTCGTCACCTACGACTCCGACACCAAGGCCGACTGCCGCAACGCCTTCGTCTCGCAGGCCGGCGCGGAAGACCTGGGCCGCACCGAGGTGCAGCTGCTCGCAGAACAGATCGGCTACAAGGGCGAGATAGCGATCCTGTCCGCCGCGCAGACCGCGACCAACCAGAACACCTGGATCGAGTTCATGAAGGACGAACTCAAGGACGCCAAGTACAAGGACATCAAGCTCGTCAAGGTCGCCTACGGCAATGACGACGCCCAGCAGTCCTTCCAGCAGACCCAGGGCCTGCTCCAGGAGTACCCGAACCTGAAGGGAATCATCTCCCCGACCACCGTCGGCATCAAGGCCGCCGCCCAGTACCTCTCGGGCTCCAAGTACAAGGGCAAGGTCAAGCTGACCGGCCTCGGCACCCCCAACGACATGCGCAAGTACGTCAAGAACGGCACCGTCGAGGCGTTCGAGCTGTGGGACCCGGCGAAGCTCGGCGAGCTGGCCGCCCGTACCTCCGTGGCGCTGGTGTCGGGGCAGATCACCGGCAAGGAGGGCGAGACCTTCACCGCCGGCGACATGGGCGAGTACACGATCGGCAAGGACGGCGTGATCAGCCTCGGCAAGCCGACCGTGTTCGACGCCAAGAACATCGACCAGTACAACTTCTGATCCCCAGGGGGCTGTTGATGCAGCGTGTGTGCTTTCTGCTGAAGGTCCGGGCGGACCGGCTCCACGAGTACCGCGAGCGGCACGCCACCGTGTGGCCGGAGATGCTGGCGGCGCTCTCGGCCACCGGCTGGCACAACTACTCGCTCTTCCTGCGCGAGGACGGCCTGCTGGTCGGCTATTTGGAGACCGAGGACTTCGCCGCCGCCCGGGCCGGCATGGAGGCCACCGAGGTCAACGCCCGCTGGCAGGCGGAGATGGCGCCGTTCTTCGAGTCACTGGACGGCGCCCGACCCGACGATTCGATGACACCCCTCACCGAAGTCTTCCATCTAGCCTGAGCCGGAGACGCTTTCATGAGAAGACGCACTGTGCTGACGACCGCACTGCTCGCCGCCGTGGCCACCCCGGGCACGGCGCGGGCCGCCGACCCAGGACCCTCCGTCACCCTGACCGGCACCACCACGCTCGACTCCCAGGCCATCTTCTTCGTCTCCTACGACGGCCTGGTCAACAACAACGCCTTCCAGAAGAACGGCCTGCTGACCTACAAGGGCTATCAGTACGCCGTCTGGTACACCGCCGACCGCAACGCCGTCGTCGGGCGCCGTGCCCTCGGCTCCAGCACCTGGGCCACCGTCAAGGTCGGCCACACCCTGCGCTACAACGACTCCCACAACGTCATCTCGATGGGAATCTCCAAGGTCGACGGCCGACTCCACCTCAACATGGACTCCCACAGCGACGGCTTCACCTACGTCAAGTCGGTGGCCGGGCTGGTGGACAACCCGGCCGGGCTGAGCTGGACCGCGAGTCGCTTCGGCGCACCCCAGTCCACCCTCGACGGGCTCGCCCTCACCTCCCAGTTCACCTACCCGCAGTTCGTCTCCACCCCCGAGGGCAAGCTCCAGCTCAGCTACCGGGTCGCCGTCTCCGGCAACGGCCGCAACGCCCTTGCCGAGTACGACGGTTCCACCTGGACC
Encoded proteins:
- a CDS encoding bifunctional aldolase/short-chain dehydrogenase, which translates into the protein MSTHPEAAALLARSHRLGSDPRNTNYAGGNASAKGVETDPVTGGDVELMWVKGSGGDLGTLTGSGLAVLRLDRMRALVDVYPGVDREDEMVAAFDYCLHGKGGAAPSIDTAMHGLVEAAHVDHLHPDSGIALACAADGEKLTAECFGDTVVWVPWRRPGFQLGLDIAAVKAANPQAIGCVLGGHGITAWGDSSEECERNSLYIIRTAEAFLAEKGRAEPFGAVIEGYEALGEGERKARAAALAPYVRALASQDRAQVGHFTDSEVVLDFLARAEHPRLAALGTSCPDHFLRTKVRPLVLDLPPTAPLDEAVARLKELHAEYREEYAAYYRRHALPDSPAMRGADPAIVLVPGVGMFSFGKDKQTARVAGEFYVNAINVMRGAEAVSTYAPIEESEKFRIEYWALEEAKLRRMPEPKPLATRVALVTGAGSGIGKAIAHRLVAEGACVVVVDLNGDNAAAVAEELGGADKAVAVTVDVTDEEQIADAFRAAVLAFGGVDLVVNNAGISISKPLLETSAKDWDLQHAIMARGSFLVSREAARVMIAQGLGGDIVYIASKNAVFAGPNNIAYSATKADQAHQVRLLAAELGEHGIRVNGVNPDGVVRGSGIFAGGWGAQRAAVYGVQEEKLGEFYAQRTILKREVLPVHVAAAVFALTGGDLTHTTGLHIPVDAGVAAAFLR
- the rhaI gene encoding L-rhamnose isomerase, with protein sequence MTELAAVKAALRTQAVETPSWAYGNSGTRFKVFAQQGVPRTPREKLEDAGQVHAVTGVAPTVALHIPWDKVEDYAELAKFAEERGVRLGAINSNTFQDDDYKLGSICHPEAAVRRKAVDHLQECVDIMDATGSRDLKLWFADGTNYPGQDDIRGRQDRLAEGLAEVYERLGDGQRMLLEYKFFEPAFYATDVPDWGTAYAHCLKLGPKAQVVVDTGHHAPGTNIEFIVATLLREGKLGGFDFNSRFYADDDLMVGAADPFQLFRIMYEVVRGGGFTSDVAFMLDQCHNIEAKIPAIIRSVMNVQEATAKALLVDRVSLAEAQASGDVLGANAVLMDAYSTDVRPLLREVREEMGLDPEPLAAYARSGWAEEIVASRVGGEQAGWGA
- a CDS encoding sugar ABC transporter ATP-binding protein codes for the protein MTHPSTTGPAPVLALRDVSKSFGAVRALRDVSLELFPGEVHALAGENGAGKSTLIKTLAGVHRPDSGQVLLDGAPVVFHGPGDARDAGIAVIYQEPTLFPDLSIAENIFMGRRPRRALGRIDHKATHAATLALMKRLDVELDPDRPARGLSIADQQIVEIAKALSFDARVLIMDEPTAALTGSEVARLFGVVRTLREQGAAVLFISHRLEEIFQICRRVTTLRDGAWIASEPLEGMTEDDLVRRMVGRDLEELYPKQDVAPGEVALSVRRLTREGVFTDVSFEVRRGEIVGLAGLVGAGRTEVARAVFGIDRWDAGEVSVGGKALLNGAPSTAMAAGLALVPEDRRAQGLVMDMSIERNIGLTGLRTTVKAGLMDRGAERSRSLDWAVKLQVKYARIADAVSTLSGGNQQKVVLAKWLATRPEVLIVDEPTRGIDVGTKAEVHRLLSELAADGVAVLMISSDLPEVLGMADRVLVMHEGRLTAEIPRSEATEETVMAAATGRAAA
- a CDS encoding ABC transporter permease, translated to MTVTTPEKAPVAEVPKAGATRLVDRVFKMRELAILLVFLVMIGVTQAGNSEFLTEQGIKDLLLNATILVLVAVGQSLVVITRNVDLSVGSTLGITAFAAGTYLQGDGNPVVAVLLAVLLGIGFGLLNGLLVSLGQVPALVVTLGTLYIIRGIDSIWVGSRQITAADLPDGFVDFGSGGISAVPYLALIALVVLVATAYYLKHFGSGRELYALGSNPEAARLAGIPVRKRILAAYTFCGALTGLAGAMYLARFGNVDSGTGTGYELTVVSAVVVGGVVFTGGSGSVYGAALGAMLLTSVNSVLPALGVSSVWVLAINGVLLILAIAVDRIVALRVASALKKRNARHA
- a CDS encoding ABC transporter permease, producing MPDSLTRAIRWDTVVGALLIVVLLLSFGFVDGFSNSLNLSFLIGNTLPIALIALPMTLLVVSGEIDLSVASTAGLSGAVMGALWNQGMTIETIIPICLLLGVVCGLINGLLVTKLGLPSLAVTIGTLAAYRGIAQIVLGSDAVTDFPTPYLDFASGRIGDTFIPYALLPFLVLLAIALIVLHATPFGRSLFAIGASEEAARFAGIRVKRQKLLLFTVTGLMASLTGIFWALHYASARYDNATGLELSVVAAVLLGGIDFDGGKGTLGGAIAGVFLLGALQNVMSLQDVSAQTQILVTGVLLVLSVLGPRVARQIAVARAQSSG
- the rhaS gene encoding rhamnose ABC transporter substrate-binding protein; the protein is MRKSSLRRASAALAAATSLALALTACGGTTKEDVANEGASAATGGKADPNAELKKGLTVGFLPKQVNNPYFTSADKGGEAALKELGSSYKEVGPSSATDTAGQVSYVNTLTQQQVDAMAVSAQDPGALCTALKQAMKNDIKVVTYDSDTKADCRNAFVSQAGAEDLGRTEVQLLAEQIGYKGEIAILSAAQTATNQNTWIEFMKDELKDAKYKDIKLVKVAYGNDDAQQSFQQTQGLLQEYPNLKGIISPTTVGIKAAAQYLSGSKYKGKVKLTGLGTPNDMRKYVKNGTVEAFELWDPAKLGELAARTSVALVSGQITGKEGETFTAGDMGEYTIGKDGVISLGKPTVFDAKNIDQYNF
- a CDS encoding L-rhamnose mutarotase, with amino-acid sequence MQRVCFLLKVRADRLHEYRERHATVWPEMLAALSATGWHNYSLFLREDGLLVGYLETEDFAAARAGMEATEVNARWQAEMAPFFESLDGARPDDSMTPLTEVFHLA